The Tistrella mobilis genome window below encodes:
- the clpP gene encoding ATP-dependent Clp endopeptidase proteolytic subunit ClpP has translation MSDMLDTYMNSLVPMVVEQTNRGERAYDIYSRLLKERIIFLTGPVEDNVSSLITAQLLFLESENPKKDISFYINSPGGVVTSGLAIYDTMQYIRCDVQTLCIGQAASMGSLLLAGGAPGKRYALPNARIMVHQPSGGFRGQATDIEIHAREILKLRARLNEIYVQHTGRPLEEVERAMERDNFMSPEEAKAFGLIDTVVAQRPKAEDAAS, from the coding sequence ATGAGCGACATGCTCGATACCTACATGAATTCGCTGGTGCCGATGGTGGTCGAGCAGACCAACCGGGGCGAGCGCGCCTATGACATCTATTCGCGTCTTCTGAAAGAGCGCATCATCTTCCTGACCGGGCCGGTCGAGGACAATGTTTCGAGCCTCATCACCGCCCAGCTGCTCTTCCTGGAGAGCGAGAATCCGAAGAAGGACATTTCCTTCTACATCAACTCGCCGGGTGGCGTGGTGACCTCGGGCCTCGCGATCTACGACACGATGCAGTACATCCGCTGCGACGTGCAGACCCTCTGCATCGGACAGGCGGCATCGATGGGCTCGCTGCTGCTGGCTGGTGGTGCGCCGGGCAAGCGCTACGCGCTGCCCAACGCCCGGATCATGGTCCATCAGCCTTCGGGCGGGTTCCGTGGCCAGGCGACCGACATCGAGATCCATGCCCGTGAAATCCTGAAGCTGCGTGCCCGGCTGAACGAGATCTACGTTCAGCACACCGGCCGCCCGCTGGAGGAAGTTGAGCGGGCCATGGAGCGCGACAACTTCATGTCGCCCGAAGAGGCCAAGGCCTTCGGCCTGATCGACACGGTCGTGGCTCAGCGGCCGAAGGCCGAGGACGCAGCGTCCTGA
- the tig gene encoding trigger factor has translation MQITETNAEGLKREYKVVVPAASIDEKIDARIAQIAATIKMPGFRPGKIPAKVVKQRYGSSVMGEVLEEAVNETSRNVLDQNNLRPATQPKIEITAFDEGQDLEYSMVVEIMPEFELGDFSDVELVREAAEVDEKEVDEALERIAAANREFETVEDRAAETGDQVVIDFKGFVDGEAFQGGEAEGYALALGSGTFIPGFEDQLIGAKAGEERKVEVSFPEDYGAEHLAGKAAVFETTVKEVKAPKTAGIDDALAEKLGLDNLDALKAAIRDDFRGRYDQISRQKLKRALLDALAGRYAFDVPAGMLEAEFDGIWKQLTDEMARTGQTFESMEKTEDEVREEYRAIALRRVRLGLVLAEVGRVNDVQVADEEVNRALIEQARRFPGQEARVIEYYQKNPDALRALRAPIFEDKVVDHILAQAKVEEKVVSAEDLMKDPDEDGEAGEASDKSEA, from the coding sequence ATGCAGATCACCGAGACCAACGCCGAAGGGCTCAAGCGCGAATACAAGGTCGTCGTGCCGGCCGCTTCGATCGACGAGAAGATCGACGCCCGCATCGCCCAGATCGCGGCCACGATCAAGATGCCCGGCTTCCGTCCCGGCAAGATCCCGGCCAAGGTCGTGAAGCAGCGCTACGGCTCCTCGGTGATGGGCGAGGTGCTGGAAGAGGCGGTGAACGAGACCTCGCGCAACGTGCTGGACCAGAACAATCTGCGCCCGGCCACCCAGCCGAAGATCGAGATCACGGCTTTCGACGAGGGCCAGGATCTTGAATACAGCATGGTCGTCGAGATCATGCCGGAATTCGAGCTGGGCGATTTCTCGGATGTCGAACTGGTCCGCGAGGCGGCCGAGGTTGACGAGAAGGAAGTCGACGAGGCGCTGGAGCGCATCGCCGCCGCCAATCGCGAGTTCGAGACCGTCGAGGACCGCGCCGCCGAGACCGGCGACCAGGTGGTCATCGATTTCAAGGGCTTTGTCGACGGCGAGGCCTTCCAGGGTGGCGAGGCCGAAGGCTACGCGCTGGCGCTGGGTTCGGGCACCTTCATCCCCGGCTTCGAGGACCAGCTGATCGGCGCCAAGGCCGGTGAGGAGCGCAAGGTCGAGGTCTCCTTCCCCGAGGATTACGGTGCAGAACACCTGGCGGGCAAGGCCGCCGTGTTCGAGACCACCGTCAAGGAAGTCAAGGCGCCGAAGACCGCCGGCATCGACGATGCCCTGGCCGAGAAGCTGGGCCTCGACAACCTGGATGCGCTGAAGGCGGCGATCCGCGATGACTTCCGCGGCCGTTACGACCAGATCTCGCGCCAGAAGCTGAAGCGTGCGCTGCTGGATGCGCTTGCGGGCCGCTATGCGTTCGACGTGCCGGCGGGCATGCTTGAAGCCGAGTTCGACGGCATCTGGAAGCAGCTGACCGACGAGATGGCCCGCACCGGCCAGACCTTCGAAAGCATGGAAAAGACCGAGGACGAGGTCCGCGAGGAGTATCGCGCGATCGCCCTGCGTCGGGTTCGTCTGGGTCTGGTCCTTGCAGAAGTCGGTCGCGTGAACGATGTTCAGGTGGCGGACGAAGAGGTCAACCGCGCCCTGATCGAGCAGGCGCGCCGCTTCCCCGGTCAGGAAGCGCGGGTGATCGAGTATTACCAGAAGAATCCGGATGCGCTGCGTGCGCTCCGGGCGCCGATCTTCGAGGACAAGGTCGTCGACCACATCCTCGCCCAGGCGAAGGTCGAAGAGAAGGTCGTCAGCGCCGAGGATCTGATGAAGGATCCCGACGAGGACGGCGAGGCCGGAGAGGCGTCGGACAAGTCCGAGGCCTGA